The genomic window accgaaacctaaccctaaacctgaaccccaaccctaatccaaatgctaaccctaaccgtaaacccaaccctaactctaaccctaaccctatccctaaccctaaacccgaaccatcctaaacccaaccgtaaaactaatgctaaccctaagcctaagcctaaccctaaacataaccctaaccttaaccctaaacctaacccctaaccataaccctaaccttaacccctaaccctaacgttaacccctaaccctaacgttaacccctaaccctaaccccgaactctagccctaatcccgaaccctaaccttaaccctgaaccccaacctaaccctaacccctaaacctaaccctaatgctacccgtaaaccctacgcataacactacgacctcaccctaatactaactctaaccccaagaccgaaccctaactctaaccctgaaccccaatcctaaccctaaaccctaaccctaaacttaaccctaacactaaccctaaacctaaccctaatgctatgcgtaaaccctaagcgtaacattaagacctcaccctaaacctaacactgaaccctaactctaacccttaactccagtcctaagcctaactctaaccttaaccctaaccctaacacttaaccctaaatcgaacacttaaccctaaccctaaccctaacctaaccttaagcctaacctgaatcataaagctctaaccctaatgctaaccctaaccccgaaccctaaccctaatcccaaaccctaaccctaaccctgaaccccaaccctaaccttaacctaatgaccctaaccctaactctaaccctaaccctaatgctacctgtaaaccctaactgtaacactaagacctcacccttatactaacgctaaccccaagaccgaaccctatctctaaccctgaacccagtcctaaaccctaaccctaaccttaacgcaaacactaaccctaaacctaaccctaacgctacctgtaaaccctaagcgtaacattaagacctcaccctaaccctaacactgaatcctaactctaacccttaactctaatcctaaccctaactctaaccttaaccctaaccctacccctaaacctaacacttaaccctaacctaagcctaacacttaaccttaaaccgaacacttaaccctaaccgtaacctaaccttaagcctaacctgaatcataaagctaaccctagccctaaccctaaccctaaggcgaaacctcaccctaaaacaaaatcctaacgctaaccctaaccccaaaccgtaaccctaaccctaacatcaaaccgtaacactaacactttggcataaccctaacgttaaacctaaacggaaccataaaactaaccctcacataacaccgaacccctaattctaaccgtaaccctaatgctaactcaacctcaaaccgtaatcttaagacatcaccataaccctacccctacacctacccctacccctaatcctaaccctaaaactaaaccctaaccctaacccctaacccaaaccctaaccctaacgctaagcctatccctaactgtaaccctacgccctaaccctaacgctaaccctaaccctaaaacgaacccataaccctacccctaacactaaacctgaaacataatcctaatcccaacgataaccctaggcctaaccctaacccaaaccataaccctaaccttaaccccaaccataaccctaaccttaacccctaatcctaattttaaccctgatgctaatcctaaccccgacccctaaccgtaatcctgaaacctaaccctaaccctgaaccccaacctgaaccctaatgaccctaaccctaaccctaacactaccccaaacctaatactgtaaccaaaacacctcaccctaaacctaatgcaaaacctaatcctaaaattaaaccacaactctaaacctaaaccctaaccctaaaaattaatgctacccctaacccaaactgaaatcctaacccataagcgtaaacccaatgtaacccctaaccataacactaagccctaaccctaatgctaccacaaacctaataccataaccgtaagacctcaccctaaccctaacgcaaaacctaaccctaaaactaaactgcaaccctaaccctaaacctaatcctaatacttaacgctaaccctaacccaaactgaaatcctgacccataagcataaacccaaccgtaacccctaatcataacactaatccctaaccctaaccctaacccgtaaccctaaacttaaccctaagcctaagccctaaccccaaaccctaacccgtaacccaaactctaaccctaaccctgaaccccagccctaacattaaccttaaccctaaccctaaccctaatgataagccctaaccctaatgctaaccctaaccccaaaccctaagccatatcccgaactctaaccctaaccttgaaccccagccctaactctaaccttaaacctaacactaacctttaccctaaccataaccctaaccctaaaactaaaccctacccctaaaccctaacccaaaccctaaccctaaccctaaccctaaacctaaccataaccctaagccctaaccctaaccctaaccgtaaccctaaacctaaaatgaaaccctaacccgatccctaaccctaaacccaaaccataatcctaaccccaaccctatccctaaccctaacgataaccctaaccctaaccctaagccctaaccctaaccctaaccataaccccaacccctaaccataaccctgatgacaagccctaaccctaattctaaccctaacccctaacactaacccatatcccaaactctaaccctaaccctgaaccccagccctaactctaaccttaaccctaaccctaaccctaaccctaacgctaaccctaactgtaaccctaagccctaaccctaaccctaaacgtaaccctaaaatgaaactctaacccgatccctaaccctaaacccaaaccataatcctaaccccaaccctatccctaaccctaacgataaccctaagcctaaccctaaccctaaccttaaacctaacccctgcccctaaccataaacctaatgataagccctaaccctaatgttaaccctaaccctaaacctaaccctcaccgtaacactaagccctaaccctaaccctaaccctaaacttaatcacaaacacctataactgatgtaaatgagcaatatcagggcagcaagtcaggttctttaaatccttgctttctctcttccgttctctcttcttgctttctctcttccgttcgaggagatttccgttcgaggaagctttagctagttttattatattgtctgtcttaggaggaacagccacttctactttccgctttgtcttgtcaatttttgcttttggcttatccttctcttttttctccttttcagacatcggtttgaaaacaatagaatctgcttccataggctcatctctcacaggggtggcatcatctctgcttgggaccatgaacagggagtccattttaacgtcttctgctggaactggctctcttggttttctcgcacctgctaacaactcagcattgggaaatccttcatcctcatccctttttcttctctttttatgcttatttccttggccatctcccagtggatttttcacctccttctcttttgattttgtaggatccttgatgccatggctctctctttcagaaggtttttcagggtaatttccagctatattgtgattttgggggctctgccaagcaggataatcctccctacgtccccgagcatatggtgaattctcttgtctggtcccaggtggaccaaacctacctggagaaaagttctctctgtttactggagggtgaggttgagcgccaacagcatagcccttgtaaaactttccatgccattctctgtagttcctttcccattccctgtaccttgccttttcaaatggatctctaaagtcaagagatctgccatagtaagctttcagatcatatggtggaacttctctgtatctgttaaaatactcccttcctccttccccttgaggtatagtctgtttagtgggagactggcctctaaatgctggagaccttgaccgtgaatggcatcttctgtatgggggtgaccttgacctagaacgatagttacgcctcttccctttgcctcctcttggatacggcagcaatcgcgagtaggaacgagaatgggaaggactaaatgatggagagtaggagcgagtgcgggaagaacctgatcttgatgtggagcaggtagacgaacttgtagagtaaggtgaagcactataaggagacttggacctggaaaaaaccacaacacacaaaaaaagaaatgaagttaattcaaaacagtcattctccccaatgtttttcctcccaaatttggtttgggttttttctcctctccatacgcttatgtcaaagcttccttcagctgctgacataatgctactgcaaattgaggaatttgataaaatttttcaattccatttgtcttgttttagttatgcatgtttactacctgcaacgaaaaattctattggaaaaaacactgtcatttttccttatgtcagatgcactttggtgtaactgcagtccgatatgctgttgaaatacaaacatgaaaaccaaggcaacttcattgagccaaatacttcctcctctttaagtctccgttgttctctgtaaaactcctccctagataagggaggccaatggcatcctgccaacataagcatttttctccctgctttctgttcattagagactacgctcatttcctgatcctcatacttgccttccacatcctcacccccaacagttcattcagtcttctctccttatactcgcctttgcacctgtggatggaggctgcccacacttgaaagagactcccatctcccgtgggccaagtgcccactgctcctctgccactccttggtacacttaatacatcacacttctgatcttccaagtactgcacagatattaactaaccttctctggaacttcttttaacttcttccacatacgcttcctgtgttgttgcctcatcatgaggtatttggcctggtcctgtgcctgaattgttgttttcttgctgactgaattggagatatcagacaacctgtgggatggatcctggtttttcttttgatttacctttaagattttataaacacaatgcactcttacaatctatctataacaaacatatagcaaaaggaaggactagcttgacgctgcagtaataggtaaaacagactcctctctctccaactgagagaaagcgtcttggctatgcgagatgacgaaattgaagaaattcaaaattgtcatacaagaacagtgttgacttttccaaccagttgctcgttcagtatcaactaagttgttaaaaaaagaatgttggaggctgattcctattgggaaatcaatttcttcagccctattcagccagtaatggaaaaggtggctttccatctgatcctttaattatctttaatttttataggtaattatggtttcctcaaaaagcgttcatttttcagagtcctgttttcagtcatgtaccggagttttattttaaataaccttagtggaagcacagatgccctttgtaaaagccaattcaaatgaagccatttaaaaattaattaccacttggattctccacaactatctgtgcatacttgcttcattataaatcagctgttgtataagttatgcgttatacagcctcttttaacaggtgacaggtagtcatctattgaatttctgtagaatacttacacttcccagcctggtctgccacctgctgagcgaactggactggctctcattggatgaccttttggagcggggagaggaaaaagaaagaaatcccattcagttcctctgaaggtaatttttttaaagaaattctgaagttacagttacttaccagttgtgggtattgcttgtccttgggggcccagaagacttggtaatgctggttgtctttgtacgggaacctgatagacatctcaaaaaaccattagtaggcttgagttctgaaggttttaaccaactctcccgtggagaagaatgtggattaaatgccgaactatccgtttgttgcagaccacagtaagtcaccagagttggctatatcattttctatgagagaaatgaatcccacctctcctttgccagagggtaaatgtaaattgcaggctcagggtaaagttcgtctccgagtaactacattttataaatggaagaagtctatgttacagctcctacaaaacgagatccatgacagaaacacagaagtgctaccaagtgcattttaaaacagccgctcgtgtcagcacacagcagtattttcttagtttatagcaacaggaaaatttcagtctgtttcacacattcacaaattattgaagccagctgatttttttaaagtagtatttgttcaactgtttttattacacactagtacagatacaagcagggtctaagggagtgactgtaaatgatttggaccctcaagcacctatcattcagatcagccactcatggttttggttttagatgcattcattcacaaaagcaaccaacttgtttcagcattttgttaaagggctgtttcatatacacagctttttctcaactgtaacataatccagatcgacatctatgaaatcatttccattaacatttacagaagactttacagatacttgactactttgtttgaacccaagcggtttacaaaacacatccaaaacccacaagacattactaggaatagaccaaaattcaatatggcatttaatgcataataaaacacaaaactttttacaacacattgcctccatgctaagccagtctgcactgaggaggtcagagtaaggaaccgtttggagctgctttatcttatgttcctctgtttttctgaaatacttacattttctcaaaagcttaaatgtgtacaccacttggacagtttttcacattttagagtaaaacttcacctgagtttacagaaccaaggacatgtttagggacagcgctaacagagaccaatttctcctggtggctaccttccaaactatttttttttttcttaccaaatgtccacaatttaatttctgcagtgagagagggaagaagttaccagtgggaagagatttttctttctgggaaaggaactccagcctttattttcagaagaaagaactagctcctctgcattaggccctgccttctctaatctttgtaacttcaaagactagtaatttaattggctagcactacgccttttcacaaagtgcaatcccagccaaagttacatgttgttgagcaaaaaatgcaggcagttccatagcaaaacatggcattacaacagtttcagaaggtcacgtttgctaatatgccacacatatgcatcagtattttcctgtaaacaattaggtgcatttacacaatttacacagtctgcgatcaaacaaattagattgtgttgtccactgtatatatactacagtgtatgaaattgtgcagcattcaaagcatggatctataactgtagtgcctagaaattcaaaaatagccatgcagttgtccgtgttccagaaacgcttctattttggctcttgcaaacccccctgaaatgtccgtcacttacagccaattaaattcttctgtgaaaattgtgttagtttccaatgcaaaatgaacgaaaagtatgaaaaacggtaaacagcttctgaagtgcttcttctttgtgtcttgaagatgagtaatactgcaacactacgttgcggctgataaggtcctcccccttctatcttcccaaactggcaactactctttaccaggatagtatcaaaatatacacacattttaaagttaaaagaaatactttaaattattgaaaattaaattaaaggtttggtcacattacaacagttatccagctagagatcacagtataagatttaaaaatacaaagcaaacactttttttttaagaatatatatgtaccttagtcagctgggccagaggaatagatgcagaagagtcatcaatctgttcacaaaaaattaaactcatattcaagttctacaatcaaaaacagagcaatagttaacctctactgtagtctgacagtctgcactatatcctccgagtgtcactgaaagcgccatttccaacctagtgtagttggtatttgttcaaaacaaagtccaaacctgtgacagcttaagagtgcctatgtggttaaggagaagcagctaaactaaccaaacccgctggagatcaacttcttgctccagaatatctcagagagggacccttgtcaaatgctcacagctgcttaaaagtcgaaggggtaaggaagctatcaattttcagctaaaaaggattttaaaaaaatatttatttgagaaggaagcatcactacaggaaacttcttttcagtgtggtttgtaaactaatcagccaagtatttccttgtgttacttatttctgttttagcagcagaacgacagtgtcttcaaacctgaagaaaaacgctgccccttttccaaatgtaaattcaaagtggcagtatcctaaggaaaagcttagcctttgggaaattaaagcagcatccagccctgaagtcacccagatccaaaaatgtactgcaggcggaggttaagaaaaatgacagggattttacgctttacaaatgcaccaggctctaaccttgtgccaaaatttgtacactgggttttacgtattttcatttgcagacaaactattaaactaaactgcttcatctgataaagcggaaaggtcaaatgtagaactttagaataccactttgtgtagcaacgatatttaaattgacagcaatctattaaagacagttatgcactcagaggggcccaaacaatatcacttcaattatacagtttcaggaacaaatacccaagtctttaaggacatgaaaaggaagcatttagctgcacagaactgtcctcaaaacgtgtgggacatgttggttttggtatttgtttgaacccccaaggcaaaagtaagaaacagtaccaagtttaacaataatggtttctcagtggtttttgataacattttcaaaaaccatgttcagttgtgcagaccttgaacctacgtgatctaaaaacgattgtacattatctgtacaacacaaagtcattcaggaaatagtctagcatatccaggatgaaatacaatgcattactaggcacaaacaccaatattcacattagatagaactgtgccaatgatggcattactccgtttctactatgctgaatcaaatacattgtatttacaacatacactatgttttactggaaaatctattcagttaatgtttggaaaattaatccaaggctaccttaagtgcagcgtgcagcaaaaagtgtgagattgtgtttttacatactgcttttgatgttccacttactggctcagtttgacttctagaagaagaaataaaggtgatcagaacttcaaatacagcacttgtaccaaaaacagaaagcactgaaaacagattataaaacctgaacatcaaaactttatgttctgatagtctagtgaatgtggaaatttattcatatacataaaccgttctctctcggtacattcagtgcaactaaaaaaaccccccagaatcccattcctactttgtcacaaattactctaaggcttacagatatagaacacaaccgtgcaaggggaagtcctcagatagtttgtctctgctacgtaagtatcaaaaccaggaagtctgtactacagttttgtgttcataaataatcaaccatcaaaatacgaaggtaactttagccaatctgtgtatcgctagtattacaaataggtaccagatagagtcctttagtttctaagaaagaacagcgatagtctagacacttccaagtgcacgtttacttaagtgaaaaaaatcagtcatctgacaaataacaacaatgtcagcagcatcgtctttagaacagtgtttctctgtggaagcccaagcactgtgttcggatatcttagccatgaaagtgccaaaacactaaatgtgttacatatgctatatggactaaaaatagtagtagaaatgtcacctgaaagcaggtcctaggcctttgtgcgatctaggagacctgtgacaaaaaaaaaaaggtcttggttgccagaatttgcttcaagataatcttgaaaatgctacgatactttaggaaatatttattaaatttgaaaacttgctgagattccacatactcattgatctgtatctgcacgctactcgtcatgaatcagccatgcaaccattgatatcgttaacaaacaat from Calonectris borealis chromosome 27, bCalBor7.hap1.2, whole genome shotgun sequence includes these protein-coding regions:
- the LOC142093444 gene encoding E3 ubiquitin-protein ligase RBBP6-like is translated as MRASPVRSAGGRPGWEVSKSPYSASPYSTSSSTCSTSRSGSSRTRSYSPSFSPSHSRSYSRLLPYPRGGKGKRRNYRSRSRSPPYRRCHSRSRSPAFRGQSPTKQTIPQGEGGREYFNRYREVPPYDLKAYYGRSLDFRDPFEKARYREWERNYREWHGKFYKGYAVGAQPHPPVNRENFSPGRFGPPGTRQENSPYARGRREDYPAWQSPQNHNIAGNYPEKPSERESHGIKDPTKSKEKEVKNPLGDGQGNKHKKRRKRDEDEGFPNAELLAGARKPREPVPAEDVKMDSLFMVPSRDDATPVRDEPMEADSIVFKPIQSGK